A DNA window from Verrucomicrobiota bacterium contains the following coding sequences:
- a CDS encoding citrate synthase (catalyzes the formation of citrate from acetyl-CoA and oxaloacetate) translates to MTTTAAPSKGLEGVVAANTRLSDVKGDVGELTYCGYNINELAGKVSYEEVVHLLHHNHLPNRKELDDLKGRLAENRALPQGVVNLIQGFPASTPPMHAIRTAISALGCYDPEAEDDSQDAQRHKVVRLMARIPIITAYFHRARQGKSLLPPDPTLGEAANFLYLLDGEKPSKEKEATLDLCYVLHADHGMNASTFSARVTIATLSDMYSAITSAIGTLKGPLHGGANEGVIKMLQEIGSPERVDSYLAECLAQKKKIMGIGHRIYKTLDPRAPHLKRMAQVLSEKIGEPKWIRMSERIAEIMLREKNLNANVDFYSATVYYSLGIPTDLFTPIFAIARTSGWTAHVLEQLADNRLIRPQSVYTGPFGLKVVPIEQRS, encoded by the coding sequence ATGACAACAACGGCAGCACCTTCGAAGGGTTTGGAAGGCGTCGTGGCCGCCAACACACGGCTGAGCGACGTCAAGGGCGACGTCGGCGAGCTGACGTACTGCGGCTACAACATCAACGAACTGGCGGGGAAGGTCTCGTACGAGGAAGTCGTTCACCTGCTGCATCACAACCATCTGCCGAATCGCAAGGAACTGGACGATCTCAAAGGGCGGCTCGCGGAGAATCGCGCGCTGCCCCAGGGAGTCGTCAATCTCATTCAAGGGTTTCCGGCCTCTACCCCGCCGATGCACGCCATCCGCACGGCGATTTCGGCGCTCGGATGCTATGATCCGGAAGCCGAGGACGATTCACAGGATGCGCAGCGGCACAAAGTTGTCCGGCTCATGGCGCGAATCCCGATCATCACCGCATATTTTCATCGCGCTCGCCAGGGGAAGAGTTTGCTCCCGCCCGATCCAACGCTGGGCGAAGCGGCGAATTTCCTTTACCTGCTCGACGGCGAGAAGCCTTCGAAAGAGAAAGAAGCCACGCTGGATTTGTGTTACGTCCTGCACGCGGACCACGGGATGAACGCTTCGACGTTCAGCGCGCGCGTGACCATCGCCACGCTCAGCGACATGTATTCGGCCATCACGAGCGCGATTGGCACGCTCAAGGGCCCGCTCCACGGCGGCGCCAACGAAGGCGTGATCAAAATGCTCCAGGAAATCGGGTCGCCCGAACGCGTGGATTCCTACCTCGCCGAGTGCCTGGCGCAGAAGAAGAAGATCATGGGCATCGGCCACCGCATCTACAAAACGCTCGATCCGCGCGCGCCGCACTTGAAGCGCATGGCGCAGGTGCTCAGCGAAAAGATCGGCGAACCGAAATGGATTCGGATGAGCGAGCGCATCGCGGAGATCATGCTCCGGGAAAAGAACCTCAACGCCAACGTCGATTTCTACTCGGCGACCGTGTATTACTCGTTGGGCATCCCGACCGATCTTTTCACGCCGATCTTCGCCATCGCGAGAACGTCCGGCTGGACGGCGCACGTCTTGGAACAATTGGCCGACAACCGCCTGATTCGTCCGCAAAGCGTCTATACGGGACCGTTTGGACTGAAGGTCGTGCCGATTGAGCAAAGGTCATAG
- a CDS encoding four helix bundle protein: MATIRRFEDIEAWKKGRELRRSVYAETKRGEFARDFELKGQIRRTAISVTSNIAEGFERRGNKEFIQFLSNAKGSCGEVRDQLYVALDEEYISQTQFEFLDEMTVEVRRLIGGFMSYLQRSSIRGQKFRSYSGSE, translated from the coding sequence ATGGCGACAATCAGAAGATTTGAGGACATCGAGGCTTGGAAGAAGGGGCGGGAGTTGCGGAGATCGGTTTACGCTGAGACGAAACGCGGGGAGTTCGCCAGGGATTTTGAGTTGAAGGGGCAAATCCGCCGCACAGCGATTTCGGTCACTTCCAACATCGCGGAGGGCTTTGAACGAAGGGGCAATAAGGAGTTCATTCAATTTCTAAGCAATGCGAAAGGATCTTGTGGCGAAGTGCGCGATCAACTCTACGTTGCGCTCGACGAGGAATATATCTCGCAAACACAATTCGAATTCCTCGATGAAATGACTGTCGAAGTCCGCCGCCTGATTGGCGGATTCATGTCCTACCTCCAGCGGTCGTCGATTCGCGGTCAAAAGTTTCGCTCGTATTCCGGCTCTGAATGA
- the sucC gene encoding ADP-forming succinate--CoA ligase subunit beta: MNLHEFQAKQLLAQYGAAVPTGEVASTPESAKQAAEKLFAAGARRVVVKAQTHAGGRGKGTFTSGFQGGVKLCETPAQVQDTARSMLGEVLVTKQTGPEGRRIGKVLVETASKIKRELYLAVLLDRAASRPLVMASSAGGMDIEEVAAKTPEKIVKELIDPAVGLMPFQGRKIAAALGLRGELMGQAVKLFHGVYKTWWECDASLVEINPLAVVEGADGKEALVAVDGKISIDDNGLYRHKNILEMRDLGEEAPLEIEASKFNLNYIKLDGNIACLVNGAGLAMATMDIIQHYGGSPANFLDVGGGASKEQVAAAFKIILSDPNVHAILVNIFGGIMQCDIIAAGIVEAVKETHLKLPLVVRLEGNNVELGKRILRESGLAVISGDSMADAAEKVVRAVGK, encoded by the coding sequence ATGAACCTCCACGAATTCCAGGCCAAACAACTGCTCGCCCAGTACGGCGCCGCCGTCCCGACTGGTGAAGTCGCTTCGACGCCGGAAAGCGCGAAGCAAGCCGCCGAAAAACTCTTCGCCGCCGGCGCGCGGCGCGTCGTGGTCAAAGCTCAGACTCACGCCGGCGGCCGCGGCAAAGGCACGTTCACAAGCGGTTTTCAGGGCGGCGTCAAGTTATGCGAGACCCCGGCGCAAGTTCAGGACACAGCCCGGTCGATGCTGGGCGAGGTGTTGGTGACCAAACAGACCGGACCGGAAGGGCGCCGCATCGGCAAAGTTCTTGTCGAGACCGCCTCCAAGATCAAGCGGGAGCTTTACCTGGCAGTGCTTTTGGACCGCGCGGCGTCCCGCCCGCTGGTGATGGCCAGTTCCGCCGGCGGCATGGACATCGAGGAAGTCGCCGCCAAAACTCCGGAGAAAATCGTCAAGGAACTGATCGACCCCGCCGTCGGCTTGATGCCGTTCCAGGGCCGGAAAATCGCCGCCGCGCTCGGTCTGAGGGGCGAGTTGATGGGCCAGGCCGTGAAGCTCTTTCACGGTGTGTACAAGACCTGGTGGGAATGCGATGCTTCCCTGGTCGAAATCAATCCGCTGGCCGTCGTGGAAGGCGCGGACGGCAAAGAAGCCCTGGTGGCTGTGGATGGCAAAATATCGATCGATGACAACGGCCTTTATCGCCACAAGAATATTCTGGAGATGCGGGACCTCGGCGAGGAAGCGCCTCTTGAGATCGAAGCCAGCAAGTTCAATCTGAATTACATCAAGCTGGACGGGAACATTGCTTGCCTGGTCAACGGCGCGGGATTGGCCATGGCGACGATGGATATCATCCAGCATTACGGCGGTTCGCCCGCGAATTTCCTCGACGTCGGCGGCGGCGCCAGCAAAGAGCAGGTCGCGGCGGCCTTCAAAATCATCCTGAGCGACCCGAACGTCCACGCGATTCTCGTGAACATTTTTGGCGGGATCATGCAGTGCGACATCATTGCGGCAGGCATCGTAGAGGCGGTCAAAGAAACTCACTTGAAGCTGCCCCTGGTGGTCCGTTTGGAAGGCAACAACGTGGAACTTGGCAAAAGAATCCTTCGGGAATCCGGCCTCGCCGTCATTAGCGGCGATTCCATGGCGGACGCGGCGGAGAAGGTAGTTCGGGCGGTTGGGAAATGA
- the sucD gene encoding succinate--CoA ligase subunit alpha, whose product MSILVTPQTRVLIQGITGSFGARHTQLSLAYGTQVVAGVTPGKGGQFFETKVPIFDTVLEAAQETGATASAIFVPPPFAADAILEAVDAGLELVVCITEGIPVNDMVKVKRAMEGRKTRLIGPNCPGIVTPGEGKDSHGGCRIGIAPGYIHKKGHVGVVSRSGTLTYEAVWQLTSRGVGQSTCVGIGGDPVNGSSHLDMIKMFNDDPETRGIIMIGEIGGAAEEEAAAWIKKHCQKPVAGFIAGATAPPGRRMGHAGAIISGGKGTAAAKIAAFREAGIGVAATPSVMAETLLRMM is encoded by the coding sequence ATGTCCATCCTCGTCACTCCGCAAACCAGAGTCCTGATTCAAGGAATCACCGGCAGCTTCGGCGCGCGCCACACGCAGTTGAGCCTCGCTTACGGCACTCAAGTCGTGGCCGGTGTGACGCCGGGCAAAGGCGGCCAATTCTTTGAAACCAAAGTGCCCATCTTTGACACCGTGCTGGAGGCGGCCCAGGAGACCGGCGCTACTGCCTCGGCGATTTTCGTGCCGCCTCCCTTTGCCGCCGACGCCATTCTCGAAGCTGTCGATGCCGGGCTTGAACTCGTCGTCTGCATCACCGAAGGCATTCCGGTGAATGACATGGTCAAAGTGAAGCGCGCCATGGAAGGGCGGAAGACTCGGCTGATTGGCCCGAACTGTCCCGGAATCGTCACGCCGGGCGAAGGCAAAGATTCCCACGGAGGCTGCCGAATCGGGATCGCGCCCGGCTACATTCACAAGAAGGGACACGTCGGGGTTGTCTCGCGCAGCGGCACGCTGACCTACGAAGCCGTCTGGCAGCTCACCTCGCGCGGCGTCGGCCAATCGACTTGCGTCGGTATCGGCGGCGATCCCGTGAACGGCTCGTCGCATCTCGACATGATCAAGATGTTCAACGACGACCCGGAGACACGTGGCATCATCATGATTGGCGAGATTGGCGGGGCGGCGGAAGAAGAAGCGGCCGCCTGGATCAAGAAGCACTGCCAGAAGCCCGTGGCCGGTTTCATCGCCGGCGCGACGGCTCCGCCCGGACGCCGCATGGGCCACGCGGGGGCCATCATCAGCGGAGGCAAGGGTACGGCCGCAGCGAAGATCGCCGCCTTTCGCGAAGCTGGCATTGGCGTGGCCGCCACGCCCTCGGTGATGGCGGAAACGCTTTTGAGAATGATGTGA
- a CDS encoding DUF167 domain-containing protein, translated as MHAFLRLHPDGTCLAVKVQPRAPKNEIGETMGSELKIKITAPPVDDAANEALLRFLADQLDCPRSAVQLVQGHKSHHKVVFVRGMDASTIEQRLSAPT; from the coding sequence ATGCACGCCTTTTTACGTCTTCACCCCGACGGCACTTGTCTCGCCGTCAAAGTCCAGCCCCGCGCGCCCAAAAACGAGATCGGCGAAACGATGGGATCAGAGTTGAAGATCAAGATTACTGCGCCGCCCGTGGACGATGCGGCCAACGAAGCGCTGCTTCGCTTCTTGGCTGACCAATTGGATTGCCCCCGAAGCGCGGTTCAACTGGTGCAGGGCCACAAATCTCACCACAAAGTCGTGTTCGTTCGCGGAATGGACGCTTCGACAATCGAGCAGCGCCTGTCGGCACCGACGTGA
- a CDS encoding TatD family deoxyribonuclease: MDTDKKFFDTHAHLDYPDFSGDIADVIERAQAAGIAKIIAIGTDLESSQRAVELTRRFPGVYAAVGWHPTHVSSAPPDVRSALRELARSPKVVAIGETGLDYHHLPSEKDGFTTQDDARYKAKQREVFRQQLELAAELKLNCVVHQREAFDDTVAQMAEFAGRVRGVFHCFAGDREALKRVLDLGSLVSFTGILTFKNAQSVRDTLAAAPMDRFMLETDCPFLAPVPYRGKRCEPAHVKDIASVAANVRQCSLEELSRATCSTAEQFFRGLGGA, encoded by the coding sequence ATGGATACCGACAAGAAGTTCTTTGACACGCATGCACATCTGGATTACCCGGATTTCTCCGGGGACATTGCAGACGTGATTGAGCGCGCTCAGGCCGCGGGGATCGCCAAGATCATCGCTATCGGCACGGATCTGGAGAGCAGCCAGCGGGCGGTTGAGTTGACGCGGAGATTTCCCGGAGTTTACGCTGCCGTGGGCTGGCATCCGACGCACGTCTCTTCCGCGCCCCCGGATGTGCGGTCCGCGCTGCGCGAACTGGCTCGCTCTCCCAAAGTCGTCGCGATTGGAGAAACGGGTCTCGATTACCACCATTTGCCCAGCGAGAAAGACGGATTTACCACCCAGGACGATGCGCGTTACAAGGCGAAGCAGCGGGAGGTTTTCCGGCAACAGCTTGAGCTGGCCGCCGAGTTGAAGCTGAACTGTGTCGTCCACCAGCGCGAGGCTTTCGACGACACCGTGGCGCAAATGGCGGAGTTTGCCGGCCGGGTCCGGGGCGTCTTTCATTGTTTCGCGGGAGACAGAGAGGCGTTGAAGCGCGTGCTGGACCTGGGATCGCTCGTGAGTTTCACGGGGATTCTGACGTTCAAAAACGCGCAGAGCGTTCGCGACACGCTCGCGGCCGCGCCGATGGATCGTTTCATGTTGGAAACGGATTGCCCGTTTCTCGCGCCGGTGCCGTATCGCGGCAAACGTTGCGAACCGGCGCACGTGAAGGACATCGCCAGCGTCGCCGCCAACGTCAGGCAATGTTCGCTGGAGGAATTGAGCCGGGCAACCTGCTCGACGGCGGAACAGTTCTTCCGAGGGCTCGGCGGAGCGTGA
- a CDS encoding type II secretion system protein codes for MRTTPHTSCFTQRRAPGTRGFTLIELLVVIAIIAILAGMLLPALSKSKSKAQGIKCMNNGKQMMMAWRLYAEDSDGLLVKSLDGGPEANKRALLVTGSASDNPTNTIDKSPLMPYMGNSREVWKCPSDTTTRIEAGRKVPRVRSQSMSQVFDFGGWLPSPPYKIYGRLDHIVNPTETWVMVDEHPESINDAACAVQIILPSAKSGNIIDFPASYHNGAAGFSFADGHSELHQWKGSKIKTFGRPGNTGLNVPAGDSLNDQKWWSRVTTVGPNFP; via the coding sequence ATGAGAACGACCCCTCACACTTCCTGTTTCACCCAACGCCGCGCGCCCGGCACGCGTGGATTCACGTTGATCGAACTCCTTGTCGTGATCGCCATCATTGCGATCCTGGCGGGGATGTTGCTGCCCGCGCTGAGCAAGTCCAAAAGCAAGGCCCAAGGCATCAAGTGCATGAACAACGGGAAGCAGATGATGATGGCCTGGAGGCTTTACGCCGAGGATAGCGACGGCTTGCTCGTCAAATCTCTGGACGGCGGACCTGAAGCGAACAAGCGCGCTCTCCTTGTCACCGGCAGCGCCAGCGACAATCCGACCAACACGATCGACAAAAGCCCGCTGATGCCATACATGGGAAACAGCCGCGAGGTGTGGAAATGCCCTTCAGATACGACGACCCGGATCGAGGCGGGCAGAAAAGTTCCCCGGGTTCGGAGTCAGTCCATGAGTCAGGTATTTGATTTCGGCGGCTGGTTGCCCTCTCCCCCTTACAAGATCTACGGGCGTCTGGACCACATCGTGAACCCGACCGAGACCTGGGTGATGGTGGACGAGCACCCCGAAAGCATTAATGATGCGGCCTGTGCCGTCCAGATCATCCTGCCGAGCGCCAAGAGCGGAAACATCATCGACTTCCCGGCCTCCTATCACAATGGCGCGGCGGGTTTTTCCTTCGCGGATGGCCATTCCGAGCTTCATCAATGGAAAGGAAGCAAGATCAAGACTTTTGGCCGCCCCGGTAATACGGGACTGAATGTCCCCGCAGGTGATTCTTTGAACGATCAGAAATGGTGGTCGCGGGTCACGACGGTCGGTCCGAATTTTCCCTGA
- a CDS encoding proline--tRNA ligase, with translation MRWSQTLIPTLKETPADAEIISHQLLLRAGLIRKLTGGLYTFLPLGLRVLRKIENIVREEMDRAGALEVLMPALQPPEIWQRSGRYEAMRDVLFKAKDRTEKEWVLGPTHEEVITTLVAFEINSYRQLPKNFYQIQTKFRDEIRPRFGLMRAKEFLMKDAYSFDVSDEAAQQSYQKMYDAYVRIFKRCGLNALPVEADTGAIGGKYSHEFMVPAETGESEVAYCASGHYAANVEKATSQVKPLETQESSSAPEKFPTPGVVTIEALTKPPFNVPAERQIKTLVYLVESKPVLVLLRGDHQLNEAKLAGTLGTPTFRPANEGEIFAALGAHPGSLGAVNVSGLTVYADECLRGTNGMTTGANADGFHLRHVAIDRDIQVAKWADLRLVKAGEPCPVCAQPLKIQRAIEVGHVFKLGTKYSEPLEALFLDESGRQHPAVMGCYGIGVTRTLQAVIEQSHDKDGIIWPLAIAPFAVCITPLGVKPESLTMQLAEELYRELSAKGLEVLLDDRDERPGVKFKDSELIGIPIRVAIGEKSLSRGEVEIKLRAGALTAVKKEDALAKLCELAKL, from the coding sequence ATGCGCTGGTCTCAAACACTGATCCCGACTCTTAAAGAAACTCCCGCGGACGCGGAGATCATTTCTCACCAGCTCCTGCTGCGCGCGGGACTGATCCGGAAACTCACCGGCGGCCTTTACACCTTCCTGCCGCTGGGCCTCCGTGTGCTCCGCAAGATTGAAAACATCGTGCGCGAGGAAATGGACCGGGCCGGAGCGCTGGAAGTCCTCATGCCCGCGCTGCAGCCGCCGGAAATCTGGCAGCGGAGCGGACGCTACGAAGCGATGCGCGACGTGCTGTTCAAAGCCAAGGACCGAACCGAGAAGGAATGGGTTCTGGGACCGACGCATGAGGAAGTCATCACGACCCTGGTGGCGTTTGAGATCAATTCCTACCGCCAATTGCCCAAGAACTTTTACCAGATTCAAACGAAGTTTCGGGATGAAATCCGGCCCCGGTTTGGACTGATGCGCGCCAAGGAATTCCTCATGAAGGATGCTTACAGTTTCGACGTCTCGGACGAAGCGGCGCAGCAGAGCTACCAGAAGATGTACGATGCGTATGTCCGCATCTTCAAACGGTGCGGGCTGAACGCGCTTCCCGTCGAGGCGGACACGGGCGCAATCGGCGGGAAGTACTCTCACGAATTCATGGTCCCGGCCGAGACCGGCGAAAGCGAAGTGGCCTACTGCGCGTCCGGCCATTACGCCGCGAATGTCGAAAAAGCCACAAGCCAGGTCAAACCGTTGGAGACTCAGGAATCATCCTCGGCTCCGGAGAAATTCCCGACTCCCGGCGTGGTGACCATCGAAGCGCTGACCAAACCTCCCTTCAATGTGCCCGCCGAGCGCCAGATCAAAACGCTCGTTTATCTGGTCGAGAGCAAGCCCGTCCTTGTCTTGCTGCGAGGCGACCACCAATTGAACGAAGCCAAGCTCGCCGGGACGCTCGGCACGCCCACGTTTCGGCCAGCCAACGAAGGCGAGATTTTCGCCGCGCTCGGCGCCCATCCCGGCAGCCTCGGAGCAGTGAATGTTTCCGGTTTGACCGTGTACGCCGACGAATGCCTTCGCGGGACGAACGGCATGACGACCGGCGCGAACGCGGATGGCTTCCACCTTCGCCACGTCGCGATCGACCGCGACATTCAAGTGGCGAAATGGGCCGATCTGCGCCTGGTCAAAGCCGGCGAACCTTGTCCGGTGTGCGCCCAGCCGCTCAAGATCCAGAGAGCGATCGAAGTGGGGCACGTGTTCAAGCTGGGAACAAAATACAGCGAGCCCCTGGAGGCCTTGTTTCTGGATGAGTCCGGACGCCAGCATCCGGCGGTCATGGGCTGCTACGGGATTGGCGTGACCCGAACCTTGCAGGCCGTCATCGAACAAAGCCATGACAAGGATGGCATCATCTGGCCGCTCGCGATTGCTCCGTTTGCGGTTTGCATCACGCCGTTGGGTGTCAAGCCGGAGAGTCTCACCATGCAGTTGGCCGAGGAACTCTATCGCGAACTGAGCGCCAAAGGCCTTGAAGTTCTTCTGGACGACCGAGACGAACGGCCGGGTGTGAAATTCAAGGATTCGGAGTTGATCGGGATTCCTATCCGGGTGGCCATTGGCGAGAAATCCCTCAGCAGAGGCGAAGTTGAAATCAAACTGCGCGCAGGCGCCCTCACCGCGGTCAAGAAAGAGGATGCGCTGGCCAAGTTGTGTGAGTTGGCGAAGCTCTGA
- a CDS encoding type II toxin-antitoxin system VapC family toxin, whose product MFVAVDTNVVLLLAAEDDDTPDAWDTVNRRIKSVRFLVPPTVLLELVFKSRQEDDRIQQNACKALAKVRAQRQLEPSIPSDLQQGIAQRVAERLRERGILPWEERHDALLLAEAAVLNCGLLLTHDSHLRDLDFLRMSILLRELDVTPPVIATPAEVARKFYD is encoded by the coding sequence ATGTTCGTGGCCGTTGACACCAATGTGGTGTTATTGCTGGCCGCCGAAGATGATGACACTCCTGACGCGTGGGACACCGTTAATCGCCGAATCAAGTCGGTTCGGTTTCTGGTTCCTCCGACCGTTCTGCTGGAGTTAGTCTTCAAGTCACGCCAGGAGGATGATCGTATTCAGCAAAACGCTTGCAAAGCCCTGGCGAAGGTTCGAGCACAACGACAGCTCGAGCCTTCGATTCCGAGTGATTTGCAGCAAGGAATCGCTCAGAGAGTTGCTGAGCGGCTGCGCGAACGAGGGATTCTGCCTTGGGAGGAGCGACACGATGCGCTGCTCCTGGCTGAGGCTGCTGTTCTCAACTGCGGGTTGTTATTAACCCACGACTCTCATCTGCGCGATCTCGACTTTCTGCGGATGAGCATCTTGCTCCGCGAACTGGATGTTACGCCTCCCGTGATTGCTACACCTGCGGAAGTGGCAAGGAAGTTTTACGATTGA
- a CDS encoding fumarylacetoacetate hydrolase family protein has translation MAAIGRFQKGDEIFFAKVVDGELFRLQGDVFGSPSYEKKPVSLKGVKTLTPVAPSKVIAVGLNYADHARESGKPVPKEPLFWLKAPTSLIPDGGKIEIPFAAHRTDFEAELAIVIGRRMRNVTPAAAARYIFGYTAAQDVSDRTIQNSESQWARCKSFDTFTPLGPYVETKIDPHDLTIQLFQNGQLRQNSNTSQLIFNCYQLVSFISVNMTLLPGDIILTGTPSGVGPIESGDRLEVRIQGLAPLVNTVK, from the coding sequence ATGGCAGCAATCGGCCGATTTCAGAAGGGTGACGAAATCTTTTTCGCGAAAGTCGTGGACGGCGAGTTATTTCGCCTGCAAGGGGACGTTTTTGGATCTCCGTCCTACGAGAAGAAACCTGTTTCGCTCAAAGGAGTTAAGACATTGACCCCGGTGGCCCCATCGAAGGTCATCGCCGTGGGACTCAACTATGCCGATCATGCCCGCGAATCCGGCAAGCCGGTTCCTAAAGAGCCGCTTTTCTGGTTGAAGGCCCCGACTTCGCTCATCCCGGACGGCGGGAAGATCGAGATCCCGTTTGCGGCGCATCGCACGGACTTTGAAGCGGAACTGGCGATTGTGATTGGCCGCCGGATGCGGAACGTCACGCCCGCGGCGGCGGCGCGCTACATTTTTGGTTACACCGCAGCCCAGGACGTCAGCGACCGGACGATTCAAAACTCTGAAAGCCAGTGGGCGCGCTGCAAATCGTTTGACACATTCACGCCACTGGGCCCTTACGTGGAAACCAAGATCGACCCGCACGATCTGACGATACAGCTTTTCCAGAATGGCCAACTGCGGCAGAACTCGAACACGAGCCAGCTCATTTTCAATTGCTATCAACTCGTCAGCTTCATCTCCGTCAACATGACCCTCCTTCCCGGGGACATCATCCTCACGGGCACTCCGAGCGGCGTGGGTCCGATTGAATCCGGCGACCGGCTGGAGGTGCGGATTCAAGGGCTTGCGCCGTTGGTGAACACGGTGAAGTAG
- a CDS encoding Uma2 family endonuclease — MAEVIELTERDPLVVHTAPVVKMDDEQFFRFCRLNPDLRIERTAQGDLIIMPPAGASSGRGNAKLTFLFEAWASRDGTGQIFDSSTGFNLPNGATRSPDVSWVRNECLDDLDDEEWEKFLPLCPDFVLELRSPSDSLRAVKQKMEDYMQNGARLGWLLDAPRKQVHVYRPNQPPQVLEDPAKLSGGSVLKGFVLVLDQVWGAMERKRQKSD; from the coding sequence ATGGCAGAAGTTATTGAACTGACCGAACGGGATCCTTTGGTGGTCCACACCGCGCCCGTGGTCAAAATGGATGACGAGCAGTTTTTCCGATTTTGTCGGCTCAATCCAGATTTGCGCATCGAGCGCACGGCCCAAGGAGACCTGATTATTATGCCACCAGCAGGAGCAAGCAGCGGACGAGGGAATGCGAAGCTCACGTTCTTGTTTGAGGCGTGGGCATCGCGCGACGGCACCGGGCAAATCTTTGATTCCTCCACCGGATTCAATTTGCCCAACGGCGCGACCCGCTCGCCCGATGTCTCCTGGGTCCGCAATGAATGCCTCGACGATCTCGACGACGAAGAGTGGGAAAAGTTCCTTCCGCTGTGCCCAGATTTTGTGCTCGAGCTGCGTTCGCCTTCCGACTCGCTCCGCGCCGTCAAGCAGAAGATGGAGGATTACATGCAGAACGGAGCGCGCCTGGGGTGGCTGCTGGACGCGCCACGAAAACAGGTCCACGTCTATCGGCCGAATCAGCCGCCGCAGGTGCTGGAGGATCCGGCGAAGCTTTCAGGTGGCTCCGTGCTCAAAGGCTTTGTCTTGGTGCTGGACCAGGTCTGGGGAGCCATGGAACGAAAGCGGCAAAAAAGCGATTGA
- a CDS encoding cytochrome c assembly protein, which produces MFSVFLWRKGFRQHNRLIYLLLLLAFGLHTLAMVGRGFSLSRCPVNNLYEAMMFVGWTIVASYLVLEAWPRVQFLGAFAAPVLFGIGVFALMPPLDPPYSGKPEFSGGWTSFHAASILLAYGAFGLSFVAGLMYLTQEHDLKFHKLRAVFSLIPPIQRLETIIGRLLLAGFALLTIGLAIGAHNLRQTSGVFYKGDVKVLWSIVVWAFYLALLIMRWRFAQTGRRFVWGAVGTFAFVLLTFWGTNLLSNIHQQ; this is translated from the coding sequence GTGTTTTCCGTTTTTCTCTGGCGAAAGGGTTTCCGGCAACACAATCGCCTCATCTATCTCTTGCTCCTGCTGGCCTTCGGCCTCCACACGCTGGCCATGGTGGGGCGGGGGTTTTCCCTTTCGCGCTGTCCGGTGAATAATCTTTACGAAGCGATGATGTTCGTCGGGTGGACTATCGTGGCGTCGTATCTGGTGCTGGAGGCGTGGCCGCGCGTGCAGTTTCTCGGCGCGTTCGCGGCGCCGGTCTTGTTCGGCATCGGCGTCTTTGCGTTGATGCCGCCTCTCGATCCGCCGTATAGCGGCAAACCCGAATTCAGCGGCGGTTGGACCAGCTTTCATGCCGCTTCGATCCTGCTCGCCTACGGAGCGTTCGGTTTGAGCTTTGTCGCCGGCCTCATGTACTTGACGCAGGAACACGATCTCAAATTTCACAAGCTCCGCGCTGTCTTTTCCCTGATCCCGCCAATTCAGCGGTTGGAGACGATCATTGGCCGGCTGCTGCTGGCGGGGTTCGCGTTGCTGACAATCGGGTTGGCGATCGGCGCCCATAATTTGCGGCAAACCTCGGGAGTGTTCTACAAGGGCGACGTGAAGGTGCTGTGGTCGATAGTCGTCTGGGCGTTTTATCTGGCGCTGCTGATCATGCGGTGGCGATTCGCGCAGACGGGGCGGCGGTTTGTATGGGGCGCCGTGGGCACGTTTGCTTTTGTGCTCTTGACCTTCTGGGGGACGAATCTGTTGTCGAACATTCATCAACAATAG